In Haloarcula limicola, the genomic stretch ACGAGGTGGAACTGCTGCTGGAGAACCTCGACGCCGAGACGGTCGTCCTGAGCGCGGACCACGGCAACGCCTACGGCGAGTGGGGGATGTACATGCACCGGTACGCCGTCCCCATCCCCGAGGTCAGGCGGGTGCCGTGGGCGGAGACGACGGCGACCGACGAGCGGACCTTCGAACCGACGCTCTCGCCGCCGAAAGAACGGCGGGACTCCGATACGACGGAGCACCTCCGGCAACTGGGTTATCTGGCGTGAGCCCGCGGCGGAGCGGAGATGCGCGCCGCGTCGGTCCCCGTGGCGGACGTCGCAGTGCCGTTCGCCGACGTCGCGGTGCCGTTACTCGCGGTTCCGTTCGCCGAAGGCGCATTCCGCTGTCGTTGGACCCAGTCGTCGTACTCGGACTGATTGAGAACGATGACGGTCCCGTCCATCCGACTGTGACCCGAGCCGCACAGCTCCGCGCAGTGGAGCCGATAGGACCCCGTCTGCGTGGGTTTGGTCCGCGCGATCGTCGTCTGCCCGGGGAAGATGTCCTGCTTGACGCCGAGCTGTGGAATGTACAGCGAGTGGATGACTCTCGAGGATTCGAGCCTGAACGTCACGTTCTCGTTTTTCGGGAGGACGAGGCGAGACTGCGTGGTGACGTTCGACTCGGGGTAGTGGAACTCCCAGCCCCACTGGTAGGCCAGCACTTCGACTTCCATGCCGTCGGCCGCTTGTCCGCCGGCGTCGGTCGGCCCGGCGGCCGCGGGAGTGATGTAGGGGTTCAACAGGACGAAGAAGGCGGAGACGCCGACGAATATCAGTATCGCGCCGGTCGCGGCGGTCCACGTGATCTCCAGCGCGGGGTCGTCAACGGTCGGTTTCGGCCGGTCGTTGTTCCGGAACCGATAGATCGCGTAGACGAGCGTCAACTCGACGAACAGCGTCAGCGGAAGCGCGACGTACAGCAACTGCTCGTTCAGGTCGTCGATGGCCGCCCGATTGACCGACTGGGCGGCCGCGGGCGAGGAGAAGGCGACGGCTCCGAGAGCGAGGACACACAGCCACGCGACGGCACGACTGAGACGCATTGCACACACCTTACCGCGGGCCACTCAAATAGCTTGGCGACTCCGGGACGGCACCGGAATTCTCCATCGAAAATCGACAGGTTCGCCGCGTCGTCGCGTGGTTTTATGAGCGTGGCACCGTCAGTGTGAACCAATGAGTTGCCCGACCGCGTCGCCGTCGACCGCCCCGTGGCTCCCCGCCGACCGATGCTGAACAGAGCAGTCGTCGAGGGGTCCGCGCTGGCGCTCCTCGCTCTCGGGATATTCGCCCTCTGGTTCAGCGCCCGCCGTAGCGTCCGCCCGGAGAGCGACGGCGGGTACACCACCAGCGAGGAGATCCGCTTCGAGATCGACCGCCTCCAGTCGGGAGTGTACCGCTGGCTGACGACGACGAACCACCGCGACATCGGGATCCTCTACATCGTCTTCGGCACCGTCGCCGCCCTCTGGGGCGGGATGGACGCGATGATGCTCCGCACTGAGCTCGTCACCGCCCAGGCGGACATCTGGACGCCGGAGACCTACAACGCGCTGTTTACGACCCACGGGCTAACGATGCTGATATTCTTCGTCCTGCCCGTCTTCTTCGGCATCGGGAACTACATGCTCCCGCTGCTCATCGGGGCCGACGACATGGCGTTCCCACGCGTGAACGCCATCGGTTTCTGGCTGTTGCCGCCCGCGCTCCTGATGGTGCGGATGGGCCTGCTGGTGCAGGTCGGCGGACAGATTCTCAGCCTGTTCCTGCCACAGGACACCATCCAGTTCTTCCTCACCGTCCGCGAGGTCAGCGTCGGCTGGACGCTCTACGCCCCGCTGTCGGTCCAACAGCCGAACCCGCAGATCGACCTGCTGCTACTCGGCCTGCACCTCTCCGGCATCGCCACGACCGTCGGGGCGATAAACTTCATCGTGACCATCGTCTACGAGCGAACCGAGGACGTCACGTGGGCGAACTTGGACATCTTCTCGTGGAACATGCTCGTCACGAGCGCGCTCGCGCTGTTCGCGTTCCCGCTGCTCGGAAGCGCGCTCGTGATGCTCCTCTTGGACC encodes the following:
- the coxB gene encoding cytochrome c oxidase subunit II; protein product: MRLSRAVAWLCVLALGAVAFSSPAAAQSVNRAAIDDLNEQLLYVALPLTLFVELTLVYAIYRFRNNDRPKPTVDDPALEITWTAATGAILIFVGVSAFFVLLNPYITPAAAGPTDAGGQAADGMEVEVLAYQWGWEFHYPESNVTTQSRLVLPKNENVTFRLESSRVIHSLYIPQLGVKQDIFPGQTTIARTKPTQTGSYRLHCAELCGSGHSRMDGTVIVLNQSEYDDWVQRQRNAPSANGTASNGTATSANGTATSATGTDAARISAPPRAHAR